Proteins from one Lacrimispora sphenoides genomic window:
- a CDS encoding chromate transporter gives MIYLQLFLSFLQIGAFSFGGGYAAMPLIQSQIVSHHKWLSMTEFTDLITISQMTPGPIAVNSATFVGIKIAGIPGAMVATAGCILPSCIMITLIAKFYFKYREMTVLQRVLNSLRPAVVAMVAAAGISILQSAFWGGNLSVNLANTRWSLIIIFCICIILLQKFKMNPIWVMLLAGVMKVTVSLIGGGL, from the coding sequence ATGATTTACTTACAACTTTTTTTGAGTTTTCTCCAGATAGGAGCATTTAGTTTTGGAGGCGGTTATGCTGCCATGCCGCTGATTCAAAGTCAGATCGTATCACATCATAAATGGTTAAGCATGACAGAGTTTACGGATTTGATTACCATATCCCAGATGACGCCAGGTCCCATAGCAGTGAACTCGGCAACCTTTGTAGGCATTAAAATAGCGGGGATTCCCGGTGCAATGGTTGCGACTGCTGGCTGTATTCTTCCTTCCTGCATTATGATTACGCTAATTGCAAAATTCTATTTCAAATACAGAGAAATGACCGTACTTCAGAGAGTATTAAATTCCTTGCGTCCCGCGGTTGTGGCAATGGTAGCGGCTGCCGGTATATCAATTTTGCAATCTGCATTCTGGGGCGGCAATTTATCTGTAAATTTAGCGAATACCCGGTGGAGTTTAATTATTATATTTTGCATATGCATAATCTTACTGCAGAAATTTAAAATGAACCCGATCTGGGTCATGTTACTAGCAGGTGTCATGAAGGTCACTGTTTCTTTGATAGGAGGAGGATTATGA
- a CDS encoding dihydroorotate dehydrogenase electron transfer subunit → MAKVKEMAVVASQTRLGDDVYSMWIKTKDITAQAEPGQFVDLYTKDGAKLLPRPISICETDKDKGLLRLVYRVVGGGTEEFSHYKEGDSVEVLGPLGNGFPLEAGTKGKKAFLIGGGIGIPPMLELAKHLPCEKQVVLGYRDALFLNEEFCPYGDTYIATEDGSTGTKGNVLDAIREQGLKGDVIFACGPTPMLKALKAYALDNEIECYLSLEEKMACGIGACLACVCKSKSVDEHSMVHNKRICKDGPVFKAEEVEF, encoded by the coding sequence ATGGCAAAGGTAAAGGAAATGGCAGTGGTTGCCAGCCAGACACGGCTGGGAGATGATGTATACAGTATGTGGATTAAAACAAAGGATATCACTGCCCAGGCAGAGCCGGGACAGTTTGTTGACCTATATACAAAGGATGGCGCAAAGCTTTTGCCCCGCCCCATCAGCATTTGCGAGACAGATAAGGACAAGGGACTTTTAAGGCTGGTGTATCGGGTAGTAGGGGGCGGAACGGAAGAGTTCTCCCATTACAAGGAAGGTGATTCCGTAGAGGTCCTGGGACCTTTGGGCAATGGATTTCCCCTGGAAGCCGGTACAAAAGGGAAAAAGGCATTTTTGATCGGCGGCGGAATCGGAATTCCACCTATGCTTGAACTGGCAAAGCATTTGCCTTGTGAGAAACAGGTGGTACTTGGATACCGGGATGCCCTGTTTTTAAATGAAGAATTTTGTCCATATGGAGACACTTATATTGCAACAGAGGACGGAAGCACCGGAACGAAGGGCAATGTTTTAGATGCAATCCGGGAACAGGGCTTAAAAGGCGATGTGATCTTTGCCTGCGGTCCTACCCCCATGCTGAAGGCTCTTAAGGCTTATGCTCTGGATAATGAAATAGAATGTTATCTTTCCCTGGAGGAAAAGATGGCCTGCGGCATTGGAGCCTGTCTTGCCTGTGTATGCAAAAGTAAGTCAGTGGACGAGCATTCCATGGTTCACAATAAGCGTATCTGTAAGGATGGTCCGGTATTTAAGGCTGAGGAGGTAGAATTTTAG
- a CDS encoding YkgJ family cysteine cluster protein has translation MKREIDWKEISDGKLYSLNDMVKADCGDCKGCSACCQGMGQSVTLDPLDCFRLTVNLNCTLEELLAEKLELHVVDGIVLPNLKMGGNEEKCGFLNQEGRCGIHSIRPGICRLFPLGRIYDEQGFQYFLQVHECRRENRAKVKVRKWIDTPDAKRYEKFVSDWHFLLKRLERKLEEDGDQTLANKISMYVLKQFYLMPYDRDQDFFDQFGKRLEASSFL, from the coding sequence ATGAAACGGGAAATCGATTGGAAAGAGATCTCAGATGGAAAATTATATAGCTTAAACGATATGGTAAAGGCGGATTGCGGCGACTGCAAAGGCTGCTCGGCCTGCTGTCAGGGGATGGGGCAGTCGGTTACCCTGGATCCCCTTGACTGTTTCCGGCTGACGGTAAATCTTAATTGTACTCTGGAGGAACTGCTGGCAGAGAAGCTGGAACTTCATGTGGTGGATGGAATCGTGCTTCCAAACTTAAAAATGGGGGGAAATGAGGAAAAGTGCGGCTTTTTAAACCAGGAAGGGCGATGCGGGATTCATAGCATCCGGCCGGGAATCTGCCGCCTGTTTCCCTTAGGGCGGATCTATGATGAGCAGGGATTTCAGTATTTTCTCCAGGTACATGAGTGCAGGAGGGAAAACAGGGCAAAGGTCAAGGTACGCAAATGGATTGATACCCCTGATGCAAAGCGGTATGAAAAGTTTGTGTCTGACTGGCATTTCTTATTAAAGCGGCTGGAAAGAAAGCTGGAAGAGGATGGAGATCAGACCTTGGCAAATAAAATCAGTATGTATGTTTTAAAGCAGTTTTATCTTATGCCCTATGACAGGGACCAGGATTTTTTCGATCAGTTTGGCAAAAGGCTTGAAGCCAGTTCTTTCTTATGA
- a CDS encoding chromate transporter, with protein sequence MKTKKQILLKLFISTLYLSAFTFGGGYVIVTLMKKKFVDEYHWIENDEMLDLIAIAQSAPGAIAVNGAVVVGYKLAGTAGTITAIIATIIPPFVAISAISAFYTAFRDNAMISLMLEGMQAGVGAVIASVVYEMARGVVQGHSKSSNLIMIGAFIATFLLNVNVVYVVLVCILTGILRTWFEMEGRKK encoded by the coding sequence ATGAAAACGAAAAAACAAATTTTATTAAAGCTATTTATATCCACCTTGTACTTAAGTGCCTTTACTTTTGGCGGCGGATACGTGATCGTCACTTTGATGAAGAAAAAGTTTGTGGATGAATACCATTGGATCGAAAATGATGAAATGCTGGACTTAATTGCTATTGCCCAGTCAGCCCCTGGTGCCATCGCTGTAAACGGTGCTGTTGTTGTAGGTTATAAGCTGGCTGGAACCGCGGGCACCATAACAGCGATCATTGCAACCATTATTCCGCCATTTGTAGCCATTTCGGCTATTTCTGCTTTTTACACAGCATTTAGAGACAATGCAATGATCAGCCTGATGCTTGAAGGAATGCAGGCGGGAGTTGGGGCCGTGATTGCCTCCGTAGTCTATGAAATGGCGCGGGGCGTTGTACAGGGACATAGTAAAAGTTCAAATCTAATTATGATCGGAGCTTTTATAGCCACTTTCCTCTTAAACGTGAACGTAGTATATGTGGTGCTTGTGTGTATCTTAACAGGAATTCTCCGGACTTGGTTTGAAATGGAGGGAAGGAAAAAATGA
- a CDS encoding calcium:proton exchanger, translating into MQKQKKVSYIRKSFAKRSFLCLGLAVGALVLGMIGIISSVMAEGQAQLNVAAVCFCSLLISFFSMVYGVFSFFEREKKYILSKVGMGISLILIILWAVLIIIGIKG; encoded by the coding sequence GTGCAAAAGCAGAAAAAAGTGTCCTATATTAGGAAATCCTTTGCAAAGAGAAGCTTTCTATGCCTGGGACTTGCGGTTGGGGCACTTGTACTTGGAATGATTGGAATCATCAGTTCTGTAATGGCGGAAGGACAGGCACAGCTTAATGTGGCGGCTGTTTGCTTCTGCAGCCTGTTGATTTCATTTTTTTCAATGGTTTATGGTGTTTTTTCTTTCTTTGAAAGAGAAAAAAAATACATACTGTCTAAAGTAGGAATGGGGATCAGTCTGATCCTTATCATTCTTTGGGCAGTTCTTATCATTATAGGAATAAAGGGGTAA
- a CDS encoding LysR family transcriptional regulator, translating into MTLRHIQIFVSVYQNGGITKASDALHLAQPSVSLAIKEIEEYYGIRLFERIGRRILPTECGSEFYSYALHIVSQFDEMEKKIRNWETLGTLRIGASITIGTHVLPGIIKEMQLLFPDLTIEAVIKNSAAIEQHILDNGVDIGLIETVPEQENMVYEPFMEDFLCAIVSPSHPLNKRDHITLTEIADYDLLMREKGSAGREILEGYFSMEQLSVHPLWESTSTQAIVKGVSSGIGISVLPYLLVEKDIAEGIVKRVPINPRLKRNFNIIYHRSKYLTSTMNAFMELCKTYGREV; encoded by the coding sequence ATGACCCTCCGGCATATTCAAATTTTTGTTTCTGTATACCAAAACGGAGGCATTACTAAAGCATCAGACGCATTGCATTTAGCGCAGCCATCCGTAAGCCTTGCAATTAAGGAAATTGAAGAATACTATGGCATCCGTTTATTTGAACGGATCGGAAGACGTATCCTGCCGACAGAATGCGGAAGCGAATTTTACAGTTATGCGCTTCATATCGTTTCACAATTTGATGAGATGGAAAAGAAAATCCGTAATTGGGAAACTCTCGGTACTTTAAGGATTGGGGCAAGCATAACCATTGGCACGCATGTTTTACCCGGTATCATAAAGGAAATGCAGCTGTTATTTCCAGATCTTACAATCGAAGCAGTCATCAAGAACTCAGCTGCCATCGAGCAGCATATTCTTGATAATGGTGTGGATATCGGCTTGATAGAAACGGTTCCAGAGCAGGAGAATATGGTTTATGAGCCATTCATGGAAGATTTTTTGTGTGCGATTGTATCTCCTTCCCACCCTTTGAACAAAAGAGATCACATTACACTTACTGAAATTGCAGATTATGATTTGCTGATGAGGGAAAAAGGAAGTGCAGGCCGTGAGATATTAGAGGGCTACTTTTCCATGGAACAATTATCAGTACATCCACTGTGGGAAAGTACCAGCACACAGGCGATTGTAAAGGGTGTCTCTTCAGGCATTGGGATTTCCGTCCTGCCATATCTTCTCGTTGAAAAAGATATAGCCGAAGGCATTGTGAAACGGGTACCAATAAATCCACGCTTAAAAAGAAACTTTAATATTATTTATCATCGCAGCAAATATCTGACTTCAACTATGAACGCTTTCATGGAGCTCTGTAAAACGTATGGCAGGGAAGTATAA
- a CDS encoding VanZ family protein: MIRNATKRQKMGWVIFIFYLIFLAYFLFFSDYFGRGSHAQQEYAYNLTPFKEIRRFIIYRHVVGMKSFLLNIVGNIVGFMPCGFFLPIISRRSRCWFNTTLLSFLFSLCIETIQLVFKVGCFDVDDMILNTLGGILGYILYKIVQYTRVRLRRKKRAKAEKSVLY; the protein is encoded by the coding sequence ATGATTAGAAATGCGACAAAACGGCAGAAGATGGGTTGGGTAATCTTTATTTTTTACCTGATCTTTTTGGCATACTTTTTATTTTTTTCCGATTATTTCGGCAGGGGGAGTCATGCTCAGCAGGAATATGCATACAACTTAACCCCGTTTAAAGAAATACGGCGCTTTATTATTTACCGCCATGTGGTCGGAATGAAGTCCTTTCTGCTGAACATTGTGGGAAACATCGTGGGCTTTATGCCCTGTGGTTTCTTTCTTCCGATCATCAGCCGCAGGAGCCGCTGCTGGTTTAATACGACGTTGTTAAGCTTTCTGTTCAGCTTATGCATTGAAACCATCCAGCTTGTGTTCAAGGTGGGATGCTTTGATGTAGACGACATGATACTGAATACGCTGGGGGGTATCCTGGGATACATCCTTTACAAAATCGTACAGTATACAAGAGTAAGATTAAGGAGGAAAAAGCGTGCAAAAGCAGAAAAAAGTGTCCTATATTAG
- the pyrF gene encoding orotidine-5'-phosphate decarboxylase — MIRQLIDKIQKTKAPICVGLDPMLNYIPEHVIKKAFEEFGETKEGAAEAIWQFNKEIVDHVYDLIPSVKPQIAMYEQFGIEGLKAYTKTVNYCQEKGLFVIGDAKRGDIGSTSAAYATAHIGQVKVGNKSFSAFGTDFLTVNPYLGTDGVKPFVDVCKEEDKGLFVLVKTSNPSSGEFQDQLIGGRPLYELVAEKVVEWGADCMDGAYSNVGAVVGATYPEMSRILRKLMPNTYFLVPGYGAQGGTAEDLKPCFNEDGLGAIVNSSRGIIAAYKSENYARFGEEHFGEASRQAVIDMVTDINRVL, encoded by the coding sequence ATGATCAGGCAGTTAATAGACAAAATTCAGAAAACAAAAGCCCCAATCTGCGTAGGTTTGGACCCCATGTTAAACTATATACCAGAGCATGTTATAAAAAAGGCATTTGAAGAATTCGGTGAAACTAAAGAAGGCGCTGCGGAAGCTATTTGGCAGTTCAATAAAGAAATTGTTGATCATGTTTATGATCTGATCCCATCCGTTAAGCCACAGATTGCCATGTACGAGCAGTTTGGCATCGAAGGCTTGAAAGCGTATACAAAGACTGTTAACTATTGCCAGGAAAAGGGGCTTTTCGTCATTGGAGATGCTAAGAGAGGAGATATTGGTTCCACATCAGCCGCTTATGCTACAGCACATATCGGGCAGGTGAAGGTTGGAAACAAAAGTTTTTCTGCTTTCGGTACAGATTTCCTTACGGTCAATCCATATTTGGGGACCGATGGCGTAAAGCCCTTTGTGGATGTATGCAAGGAAGAAGACAAGGGACTTTTCGTTCTGGTGAAGACCTCTAATCCTTCCAGCGGAGAATTCCAGGATCAGCTGATTGGCGGAAGGCCGCTGTATGAACTGGTTGCAGAAAAGGTTGTGGAATGGGGAGCAGACTGTATGGATGGCGCTTACAGCAATGTGGGAGCCGTTGTAGGGGCCACCTATCCGGAGATGAGCAGGATTCTCCGCAAACTGATGCCAAACACCTATTTCCTGGTTCCGGGATACGGCGCCCAGGGAGGAACGGCAGAGGATCTAAAGCCATGCTTTAACGAGGACGGCCTGGGAGCGATTGTAAACTCCTCCAGGGGAATTATTGCAGCCTATAAATCTGAAAACTACGCCCGGTTTGGCGAAGAGCATTTCGGTGAAGCCTCCAGACAGGCGGTTATTGACATGGTCACCGACATCAACAGGGTATTATAG
- a CDS encoding dihydroorotate dehydrogenase codes for MNTKVNLAGVELKNPVMTASGTFGSGEEYSEMIDLNHLGAVVTKGVANVPWPGNPTPRIAETYGGMINAIGLQNPGMEVFIKRDIPFLKKYDTKIIVNVCGKTTEDYIEVVERLADEPVDMLEINISCPNVKEGGIAFGQDPKAVEAITREVKKYAKQPVIMKLSPNVTDIGVMAKAAEAGGADVLSLINTLTGMKIDINRRTFAVANKTGGLSGPAIKPIAVRMVYQVANAVKLPIIGMGGIMNAEDAIEFILAGATAVSVGTANFRNPYAAEEVVRGIEDYMKKYDVEDIRDLIGAVR; via the coding sequence ATGAATACGAAAGTGAATCTGGCCGGAGTGGAGCTTAAGAATCCGGTTATGACTGCTTCCGGCACCTTTGGTTCCGGTGAGGAATACAGCGAGATGATTGATTTAAATCATTTGGGAGCTGTGGTTACAAAAGGCGTGGCCAATGTGCCATGGCCAGGTAACCCCACGCCCAGAATCGCGGAAACCTACGGAGGCATGATCAATGCCATCGGCCTTCAGAATCCGGGAATGGAAGTTTTTATTAAGAGAGATATTCCATTTTTAAAGAAGTACGATACGAAAATCATTGTCAATGTATGCGGAAAGACCACAGAGGATTATATCGAAGTTGTGGAGCGGTTGGCGGATGAGCCGGTGGATATGCTGGAAATCAACATTTCCTGCCCTAATGTGAAAGAGGGAGGAATCGCTTTTGGACAGGATCCCAAAGCGGTAGAGGCCATAACAAGGGAAGTTAAAAAATATGCAAAGCAGCCGGTTATCATGAAGCTGAGCCCCAACGTAACGGACATAGGGGTAATGGCAAAGGCAGCAGAGGCCGGAGGAGCAGATGTACTGTCCCTTATTAACACCTTAACCGGTATGAAAATTGACATTAACCGCCGCACCTTTGCAGTCGCCAATAAAACAGGAGGCTTATCTGGTCCGGCTATTAAGCCCATTGCAGTACGCATGGTATATCAGGTGGCCAATGCGGTGAAACTTCCCATTATCGGTATGGGCGGGATCATGAATGCGGAGGATGCCATAGAATTTATTCTTGCAGGAGCTACGGCTGTTTCCGTTGGAACAGCCAATTTCCGGAATCCTTATGCAGCGGAAGAAGTAGTCAGAGGCATAGAGGATTACATGAAGAAATATGACGTAGAAGATATCAGGGATCTGATAGGAGCTGTACGGTAA
- a CDS encoding Hsp20/alpha crystallin family protein, translated as MLLTRRNNLFDEFFNDPFFTDAYHNRQSLMKTDIEDNGNDYVINIELPGYKKEEVQAELKEGYLTICADSVSENEGKDQKNYIRRERYRGSVKRSFYVGSGLKQEDIKASFENGILKLVVPKEAPKQIEENHYITIE; from the coding sequence ATGTTATTAACAAGAAGAAATAACTTATTTGATGAATTTTTTAATGATCCGTTTTTTACGGATGCATATCACAACAGACAGTCCCTGATGAAAACCGACATTGAGGACAATGGAAACGACTATGTCATTAATATCGAGCTTCCAGGCTATAAAAAAGAGGAAGTGCAGGCCGAATTAAAAGAAGGATATCTGACCATATGTGCAGACTCTGTTTCCGAAAATGAGGGAAAGGACCAGAAAAACTATATCCGCAGGGAACGCTACAGAGGCTCTGTAAAGAGAAGCTTCTATGTAGGCTCCGGCCTGAAACAGGAAGATATCAAGGCATCGTTTGAAAACGGCATCTTGAAGCTTGTTGTTCCGAAGGAAGCTCCAAAACAGATCGAAGAAAACCACTATATCACCATTGAGTAA
- a CDS encoding nitroreductase family protein gives MNLYQMIFKRRSIRKFKKEQVPEQLLKDILYFGDNIPRLHGDIQIKLEISENMEEHLPVKGLWKVEAPYYLVFYSEEKEGYLANAGYVLEHVLLYMTGKGLGTCYLGSTKVPEPGPAGMKQVIVVAFGYPKTLLYRDPATAKRLPLKELCVFKEEAGESMKNILKAVRLAPSAMNTQPWRFIVYHDKIYVFSCREFLPSYSLVSMREISTGIMLSHLTITAEEMWINVKLEAEEAMEKKSYKSGAYVTTAFLKEYKC, from the coding sequence ATGAATCTGTATCAGATGATATTTAAAAGAAGATCGATCAGGAAGTTTAAGAAGGAACAAGTCCCGGAGCAGCTGCTAAAGGACATCCTTTATTTTGGGGATAATATACCAAGGCTGCACGGGGATATTCAGATTAAGCTGGAAATAAGTGAAAATATGGAAGAGCATCTGCCTGTTAAGGGATTGTGGAAGGTAGAGGCGCCTTATTATCTGGTATTTTATTCTGAGGAAAAGGAAGGGTATCTGGCAAATGCAGGATATGTGCTTGAGCATGTTCTTTTATATATGACCGGAAAAGGACTAGGCACCTGTTATCTCGGGAGCACCAAGGTTCCGGAGCCAGGGCCGGCAGGAATGAAGCAGGTGATCGTTGTTGCCTTTGGTTATCCAAAGACCCTGCTTTACCGGGATCCTGCAACGGCAAAACGGCTTCCTTTAAAGGAATTATGCGTGTTTAAGGAAGAAGCCGGAGAATCCATGAAAAATATTTTAAAGGCTGTCCGCCTCGCTCCGTCGGCCATGAATACCCAGCCCTGGCGTTTTATCGTTTATCATGACAAAATCTATGTGTTTTCCTGCAGGGAATTCCTGCCGTCATATTCTCTTGTATCCATGCGGGAGATCAGCACCGGGATTATGCTTTCTCATTTAACCATTACTGCGGAAGAGATGTGGATTAATGTGAAACTGGAAGCAGAGGAAGCCATGGAGAAAAAGTCTTATAAAAGCGGGGCATATGTGACTACGGCATTTTTAAAAGAGTATAAATGCTGA
- the pyrE gene encoding orotate phosphoribosyltransferase, translating into MEQYKQEFIEFMVDSNVLKFGDFTLKSGRKSPFFMNAGSYVTGAQLKKLGEYYAKAIHDNFGDDFDVLFGPAYKGIPLSVTTAIAFHELYGKEIKYCSNRKEEKDHGGDAGILLGSPIKEGDRVVIIEDVTTSGKSIEETFPIIKAQGNVEILGLMVSLNRMEKGKGDKGALDEIHEKYGFKAAAIVSMAEVIEYLHNREYNGKVIINDGIKEAIDAYYEVYGIK; encoded by the coding sequence ATGGAACAGTATAAGCAGGAATTTATTGAATTCATGGTAGACAGCAATGTCCTTAAATTTGGCGACTTCACATTGAAAAGCGGAAGAAAATCCCCGTTTTTTATGAATGCAGGTTCTTATGTGACAGGAGCACAGCTTAAAAAGCTGGGTGAATACTATGCAAAGGCTATCCACGATAATTTTGGTGATGATTTTGATGTTCTGTTCGGGCCGGCTTATAAGGGAATCCCCTTAAGCGTTACCACTGCCATCGCTTTTCATGAGTTGTATGGAAAGGAAATTAAGTACTGCTCAAACAGAAAAGAAGAGAAGGACCATGGCGGTGATGCCGGGATCCTCCTCGGAAGCCCCATAAAGGAGGGAGACCGGGTGGTGATCATTGAGGATGTGACTACTTCCGGAAAATCCATTGAAGAGACCTTCCCCATTATCAAGGCTCAGGGAAATGTGGAGATTTTAGGCCTTATGGTTTCCTTAAACCGCATGGAAAAGGGAAAAGGGGACAAGGGAGCTTTGGATGAGATCCATGAAAAGTATGGATTTAAAGCCGCCGCCATCGTTTCCATGGCAGAAGTTATTGAATATCTGCATAACAGGGAGTATAATGGAAAAGTTATTATTAATGATGGTATAAAAGAGGCCATTGACGCTTATTACGAAGTCTATGGTATAAAATAA
- the pepF gene encoding oligoendopeptidase F: protein MKKREEIPVCDTWNLADILPSESAWEDLFRETERSLSGYKRFEGHLADSGEMLFSCLKFDEEISLKIETLFVYGKQKSDEDTGNARYQEFSSRARSLSYEAAGLSSFLIPEILEMTEETLEQYRKNTAELTRYDRTLEIILKKKAHTLSAPMEALLAKSMEATSAPSEIFNMFNNADVKFPEIMDEKNQPVRITHGNYVALMEKQDRRVRKSAFEALYSVYGQFGNTLAATFSSNVKQAAFYAKARNYPSARAHSLGENEIPEEVYDNLLNAVHEGLSSLHEYVSIRKKALGVDELHMYDLYVPMVSREERKYTFEEAKAMVLEGLKPLGEDYLSLLREGFNNRWIDVYENEGKRSGAYSWGVYGIHPYVLLNFNGTLDSVFTLAHEMGHALHSWFSDKNQTYIDAGYKIFVAEVASTCNEALLIRHLLGTTSDKKERAYLVNHFMDSFRGTLYRQAMFAEFEAETHRRAGEGEVLTAEVLCRIYHRLNEEYFGPDMVVDQEIDYEWSRIPHFYTPFYVYQYATGFSAAIAISSRILKGEEKTVKGYYEFLSGGNSMTPIDLLKLCGVDMGTAEPVKDALQVFAGLLEEMSRLI, encoded by the coding sequence TTGAAAAAGAGAGAAGAAATACCGGTTTGCGATACCTGGAACCTGGCGGATATTCTGCCGTCTGAGAGTGCATGGGAGGATCTGTTCCGTGAAACAGAACGCTCGCTTTCAGGTTATAAAAGATTTGAAGGACATCTGGCAGATTCAGGCGAGATGCTTTTTTCCTGTCTGAAGTTTGATGAGGAGATATCCCTAAAGATTGAAACACTGTTTGTATACGGAAAGCAGAAATCCGATGAGGATACAGGCAATGCCAGATATCAGGAATTTTCCTCAAGGGCAAGGTCCCTTTCCTATGAGGCAGCAGGGCTGTCATCATTTTTGATACCGGAAATCCTGGAAATGACGGAGGAGACCCTTGAACAATACCGGAAGAATACGGCCGAGCTTACACGTTATGACAGAACCTTGGAAATTATTTTAAAGAAGAAGGCCCATACGTTGTCGGCTCCTATGGAAGCCTTGCTGGCAAAGTCCATGGAAGCTACCTCCGCCCCTTCGGAAATCTTTAATATGTTTAATAATGCGGACGTGAAGTTTCCTGAAATCATGGATGAAAAGAATCAGCCTGTCAGGATCACCCATGGAAATTATGTTGCCCTTATGGAAAAGCAGGACAGAAGGGTAAGAAAATCAGCGTTTGAGGCCCTGTACAGCGTCTATGGACAGTTTGGCAATACTCTGGCTGCTACTTTTTCTTCCAATGTGAAACAGGCGGCTTTTTACGCAAAGGCAAGAAATTATCCCTCTGCCAGAGCTCATTCCCTTGGGGAGAATGAGATTCCGGAGGAGGTGTATGACAATCTCTTAAATGCGGTTCATGAGGGTCTGTCCAGTCTCCATGAATATGTATCCATAAGAAAGAAGGCCCTTGGAGTGGATGAGCTGCATATGTATGACCTATATGTGCCCATGGTATCAAGGGAAGAACGTAAATATACTTTTGAGGAAGCCAAGGCCATGGTGTTAGAAGGCCTTAAGCCACTGGGAGAGGACTATTTATCCCTTTTAAGAGAAGGCTTTAATAACCGGTGGATCGACGTATATGAAAATGAAGGAAAGCGGAGCGGCGCTTATTCCTGGGGTGTTTACGGGATCCATCCCTATGTATTGTTAAACTTTAACGGAACTCTTGACAGTGTCTTTACTCTGGCTCATGAGATGGGGCATGCCCTCCACAGCTGGTTTTCCGATAAGAACCAGACTTATATAGATGCAGGATACAAGATCTTTGTAGCGGAGGTGGCATCTACTTGTAACGAGGCACTGCTCATCCGGCATTTATTGGGAACCACGTCAGATAAAAAGGAACGGGCTTACCTTGTGAATCATTTTATGGACAGTTTCCGGGGGACTCTTTACCGGCAGGCCATGTTTGCGGAGTTTGAAGCAGAGACCCATCGCCGTGCAGGGGAAGGAGAGGTGCTTACTGCCGAGGTTCTTTGCAGAATATACCACCGGCTGAATGAGGAATATTTTGGCCCGGACATGGTGGTTGACCAGGAAATCGATTATGAATGGTCCAGAATTCCGCATTTTTACACACCATTTTACGTATACCAGTATGCCACAGGGTTTTCGGCTGCCATTGCCATCAGCAGCAGGATTCTTAAGGGAGAAGAGAAGACGGTCAAGGGATATTATGAATTTTTAAGCGGCGGAAATTCTATGACTCCTATAGACTTGTTAAAGCTCTGCGGCGTTGACATGGGGACAGCAGAACCGGTGAAGGATGCACTCCAGGTGTTTGCCGGGCTTTTGGAGGAAATGAGCCGGCTTATTTAA